A genome region from Triticum aestivum cultivar Chinese Spring chromosome 2B, IWGSC CS RefSeq v2.1, whole genome shotgun sequence includes the following:
- the LOC123045360 gene encoding probable BOI-related E3 ubiquitin-protein ligase 2, translating into MAVQARFLSHAFPHDLNAYRSTDAAAPGNSQFLDEHAGCAPAVPCIGNNTVLSDLPRSELTCNDNCGFAPRKRARMAGDEPAGLADLARQRLVLQQAAAMHGLMLPCDAQSRAVGSGAASTSGRVANAAGLNTLLYNQGVEMDALIRLETERIRAGLEEARRRHARAVMATVERAAAGRLQAVEAELERARYRNGELEERLRQMTAEGQAWLGVAKSHEAVAAGLRGTLDQLLQPPCAVAGAGEGDADDAQSCCFETPAGDNADDAASKAVTAAPSCKACGQGDACVLLLPCRHLSLCGACEPSVDTCPVCAATKNASLHVLLS; encoded by the exons ATGGCTGTCCAGGCGCGGTTCCTCTCCCACGCCTTCCCCCACGACCTCAACGCCTACAGGTCCACGGACGCCGCGGCGCCGGGTAACTCCCAGTTCCTGGACGAGCACGCCGGGTGCGCGCCAGCGGTGCCGTGTATTGGGAACAACACTGTGCTCAGCGATCTCCCGCGAAGCGAGCTCACATGCAACGACAACTGCGGATTCGCGCCGAGGAAGCGGGCGCGCATGGCCGGGGACGAGCCGGCGGGCCTCGCCGACCTTGCCCGGCAGCGCTTGGTTCTGCAGCAGGCGGCGGCGATGCACGGGCTCATGCTGCCTTGCGATGCGCAGAGCAGGGCGGTCGGCTCCGGCGCGGCCTCCACCAGCGGGAGGGTGGCCAATGCCGCGGGCCTCAACACGCTGCTCTACAACCAGGGCGTGGAGATGGACGCGCTCATCCGGCTCGAG ACCGAGAGAATTCGCGCGGGGCTTGAGGAGGCGCGCCGGCGACACGCGAGGGCAGTGATGGCTACTGTGGAGCGCGCTGCGGCGGGGCGGCTTCAGGCCGTAGAGGCTGAACTGGAGCGCGCGCGATACCGCAACGGCGAACTGGAGGAGAGGCTCAGGCAGATGACCGCAGAGGGCCAGGCGTGGCTTGGCGTCGCCAAGAGCCACGAGGCCGTCGCCGCCGGCCTCCGCGGCACGCTGGACCAGCTGCTTCAGCCCCCCTGCGCCGTCGCCGGGGCTGGTGAGGGTGATGCCGACGACGCGCAGTCTTGCTGCTTCGAGACCCCAGCGGGCGACAACGCCGACGACGCGGCGTCCAAGGCAGTCACGGCGGCTCCGTCGTGCAAGGCCTGCGGCCAAGGGGACGCCTGCGTTCTGCTCCTCCCGTGCCGGCACCTGTCCCTGTGCGGTGCGTGCGAGCCCTCCGTGGACACCTGCCCCGTGTGCGCGGCCACCAAGAACGCCTCGCTCCATGTCCTCCTATCTTGA